A stretch of the Neodiprion lecontei isolate iyNeoLeco1 chromosome 4, iyNeoLeco1.1, whole genome shotgun sequence genome encodes the following:
- the LOC124293944 gene encoding uncharacterized protein LOC124293944 has product MGKHKKRTRSEDRKEETKKLRRELRDLKDLVMQCLAAKSRDDASNRDAYDSDDSISEEDPPSDVDSQDIREDVRDPEAPQTPETGAKNGSPDRPGDTGSAPETTSQAAPAQQEDTTTGTKTPTESVSQKNKEPEGAPSLNEEVIKIIGKPPETEEACQKIHPDVSVRWNAWLKSGLKKEEKDELLKNYPRGGSCLLEAPILNPEIASTLNESAPKRDKYFCATQKLAGSSLSALAPAITLLLENETVDSKTILTNIWDAAKILAELHHSQSVARRAYILPSLTKQVASSLEERQVDTYLFGEKLGDKIKEIKSMDKLGRDLKIQKVGNSPEDTIETVQPEQNEPDPESGLSSSALVQQQQHQQQIEDSLSDQQIQVSPPGEKIWSSQETSDIQKEIDRLLSIGAIEKCWDTADQFLSSYFLREKPDGSKRFILNLQELNLFINTEHFKLEDLRSACRLLDRYMYMGSVDIKDAYFAIPIHKSRRKYLRFKFQGQVYEFTCLPFGLCESPYVFTKLMKPVMSYLRQKGFLSVIYLDDILCLENSIKECEKSLQSTISLLEKLGFIANRKKSNLSPSQHCKYLGFILNSRDMLVELPREKRNSLIAQVGSLRNKKTCKIRKFAQIIGTLVASCPGVDYGMLHCKLLEKAKLEALEHSRMNYDARMDIPGYIADDLKWWHNKLPTAVRKIRNFQFQMEIFSDASLSGWGAFCGGEGAHGIWSQAEKALHINHLEIKAAFLALKLFAKDLVSAEILLRIDNTTAIAYINKLGGTRSEDLHDLARKLWDWCEQRDLWVHASYIASKDNVEADSLSRLSNRDTEWQLANYAFKSVTRKFGVPEIDLFASNENKKCAIYCSWDRDPKALAIDAFTVNWNPWFFYAFPPFATIAKAIQKIKADKAVGILIVPFWPSQTWFPAFKKMRHGTSTEQKPYPGGREIIRQALLNKNTSEESAEIMIASVENSTLKQYESSYKLWWEFNQETQSDPFSITAKKGLSFLTKRFQDGASYGTINSGKAALALIAREEIANSDLINRFMRGVYKKRPGRPRYDTIWDVDPVLDKLAEWYPLEPLKLKKVTKKLVLLLALGTAHRIQTLAAIKISNIIETQKGLEIKIPEHIKTSRAGAVQPLLKLPFFEHKPGLCIARTLLHYLTITKDLRGKEDYLLISFQKPHAKVSRDTIGRWIKSTLRELGVDERYTAHSTRHAATSKAAEKGVNIDEIKRIAGWSQKSKVFADFYNLPIKIQDDDFAKRVMLT; this is encoded by the exons atgGGAAAACATAAAAAACGTACACGCAGCGAAGACAGGAAGGAGGAAACGAAGAAATTACGGCGTGAATTGAGAGACCTGAAAGATTTGGTGATGCAGTGTCTGGCAGCGAAATCCAGAGATGATGCGTCCAACAGGGACGCCTACGACAGTGATGACAGTATCAGCGAAG AAGATCCCCCAAGCGATGTGGACAGTCAGGATATACGAGAAGATGTAAGGGACCCAGAAGCGCCACAGACCCCTGAGACAGGGGCTAAAAATGGATCACCAGACCGGCCTGGTGACACAGGCAGCGCGCCAGAAACAACTTCTCAGGCTGCACCGGCTCAGCAGGAGGATACAACAACTGGGACCAAAACTCCCACGGAATCCGTTAGTCAGAAGAATAAAGAGCCCGAAGGAGCCCCAAGCCTAAATGAAgaagttataaaaataattggcaAACCGCCGGAAACGGAGGAAGCttgtcaaaaaattcatccgGACGTCTCAGTCCGGTGGAATGCGTGGCTGAAATCCGGActaaagaaagaagaaaaggacgaactgttgaaaaattatcctcGAGGAGGATCCTGTCTCTTAGAAGCGCCAATCCTGAACCCGGAAATAGCATCCACCTTAAACGAATCGGCGCCGAAGCGAGACAAGTATTTCTGTGCTACCCAGAAACTAGCAGGATCCAGCCTTTCAGCCCTGGCGCCGGCTATTACCCTGCTCTTGGAGAATGAAACAGTTGACTCGAAGACAATTCTGACTAACATCTGGGATGCAGCAAAAATTCTGGCAGAGCTTCATCATTCACAATCCGTAGCTCGCCGAGCGTACATTTTACCAAGTCTCACGAAACAGGTAGCGTCCTCGCTGGAGGAAAGGCAAGTCGACACATATTTGTTTGGGGAAAAACTGGGAGACAAgattaaagaaataaagagCATGGACAAACTAGGACGAGACTTAAAAATCCAAA aAGTCGGCAATAGCCCAGAGGATACCATCGAGACAGTCCAACCAGAGCAAAACGAGCCAGATCCAGAATCAGGCTTATCGTCGTCGGCACTCgtacaacagcagcagcaccagcagcagATCGAGGACTCATTGAGTGACCAGCAAATACAG GTATCCCCTCCGGGAGAAAAAATCTGGTCTTCCCAAGAAACCTCAGACATCCAAAAGGAAATAGACAGACTCCTGTCAATCGGAGCGATTGAGAAGTGCTGGGACACGGCTGATCAGTTTCTATCCAGCTATTTTCTGAGAGAGAAACCAGATGGCTCAAAAAGATTTATCCTAAATCTACAAGAGCTAAATCTTTTCATTAATACCGAACATTTCAAATTAGAGGATCTCAGATCCGCGTGCAGGTTACTAGATCGATACATGTACATGGGGTCAGTAGATATTAAAGACGCGTACTTTGCAATACCGATTCATAAAAGCAGAAGGAAATATCTGAGATTCAAATTTCAGGGCCAAGTATATGAGTTTACGTGCTTACCTTTCGGTCTCTGTGAGAGCCCGTACGTATTTACGAAACTCATGAAACCAGTGATGTCATATCTCAGGCAGAAGGGTTTTTTATCAGTAATTTACCTGGATGACATTCTATGCCTAGAAAACTCGATAAAGGAATGTGAAAAATCCCTACAAAGTACTATTAGCTTACTTGAAAAACTTGGTTTCATAGCTAACaggaaaaaatcaaacctTTCGCCTAGTCAACACTGTAAATATCTCGGGTTCATATTAAACTCTAGAGATATGCTAGTAGAACTGCcgagggaaaaaagaaactctcTTATTGCACAGGTCGGATCgctaagaaataaaaagacgtgcaaaataagaaaatttgcaCAAATAATAGGTACGCTGGTAGCTAGCTGCCCAGGGGTTGATTATGGGATGTTACACTGTAAGCTGCTAGAAAAAGCAAAACTAGAAGCTCTTGAACATAGTAGGATGAATTATGATGCGCGTATGGACATTCCAGGCTATATAGCAGACGACTTAAAATGGTGGCATAACAAATTACCGACAGCAGTcagaaaaatcagaaatttcCAATTccaaatggaaattttttcggaCGCGAGTTTGTCGGGTTGGGGCGCTTTCTGCGGCGGCGAGGGAGCCCATGGAATATGGTCTCAAGCCGAAAAAGCTTTGCATATCAATCACTTAGAGATCAAAGCAGCCTTTTTAGCTCTAAAACTATTCGCGAAAGACCTGGTTTCCGCGGAGATCCTACTGAGAATAGATAACACGACTGCAATAgcatacataaataaattaggCGGGACAAGGTCCGAAGATCTGCATGACTTAGCGAGAAAATTATGGGACTGGTGCGAACAGAGGGACCTCTGGGTACACGCATCCTACATCGCATCAAAAGACAATGTTGAAGCAGACTCGTTATCACGACTATCAAACCGAGATACGGAATGGCAACTAGCAAATTACGCATTCAAAAGCGTAACTCGAAAATTCGGTGTCCCTGAAATCGACTTATTCGCATccaacgaaaataaaaagtgtgCTATCTACTGTTCATGGGACAGAGATCCAAAAGCTCTCGCGATAGACGCCTTTACAGTTAACTGGAACCCATGGTTCTTTTACGCGTTCCCACCGTTCGCGACAATCGCCAAagcaattcaaaaaattaaagccGACAAGGCAGTAGGAATCCTCATAGTGCCTTTTTGGCCCAGCCAGACCTGGTTCCCAGCCTTCAAAAAGATG CGGCACGGCACATCCACTGAACAAAAACCTTACCCTGGTGGCCGCGAAATTATCCGGCAGGCGCTGTTAAATAAGAACACATCGGAGGAATCCGCTGAAATCATGATCGCGTCAGTGGAAAACTCAACTCTCAAGCAATATGAATCTTCGTATAAACTTTGGTGGGAATTTAATCAAGAGACCCAGTCTGACCCTTTCAGCATCACAGCCAAAAAAGGGCTATCTTTCTTGACGAAAAGATTCCAAGATGGTGCCAGCTACGGAACCATCAACTCTGGAAAAGCGGCGCTAGCACTGATAGCGAGAGAGGAAATCGCTAACTCCGATCTCATCAACAGGTTTATGCGAGGCGTATACAAGAAGAGACCTGGCCGACCTAGGTACGACACAATCTGGGATGTAGACCCAGTGCTGGATAAACTTGCGGAGTGGTATCCCCTCGAACCTCTCAAACTAAAAAAGGTCACCAAAAAACTAGTACTACTCTTAGCACTAGGAACAGCACATCGTATTCAGACGCTAGCCGCTATAAAAATAAGTAACATAATAGAGACTCAAAAAGGTCTGGAAATAAAGATTCCGGAACACATAAAAACATCCAGGGCAGGAGCCGTTCAGCCCCTGCTAAAACTACCGTTCTTCGAACACAAACCTGGACTATGCATCGCAAGAACTTTGCTACATTACTTAACAATAACTAAAGACTTAAGAGGAAAAGAAGACTACTTGCTGATATCTTTCCAAAAACCACATGCAAAAGTCTCAAGAGACACCATTGGGCGATGGATAAAAAGTACGCTTAGAGAACTCGGAGTAGACGAGCGATATACTGCCCACAGTACACGACATGCTGCGACGTCGAAGGCGGCCGAGAAAGGTGTCAACATAgacgaaataaaaagaatcgcGGGATGGTCCCAGAAATCGAAGGTCTTCGCGGATTTCTACAACCTCCCGATCAAGATCCAAGACGACGACTTCGCGAAGAGGGTCATGTTGAcataa